A DNA window from Rhipicephalus sanguineus isolate Rsan-2018 chromosome 8, BIME_Rsan_1.4, whole genome shotgun sequence contains the following coding sequences:
- the LOC119402849 gene encoding uncharacterized protein LOC119402849 — protein MIMTRGHNTYNIAEASIRILKDIVLSRTKAFNAVALLESILQVWETCFQARILRHANDCIPSHHILCHNLLKRMPDGAAETIVYQGNQCYMVPSAKKNDVYEVYGDTGICTCPAGNTGAFCKHQALVQKKLGGMFPNGPTLSANDRRQLGWPTLGDNYPSIESYLSETANETEKQNDVHEPDVAPLPVVEGHRTPPDNEQDFPAQLPSTSGSEQEDTKVVDDNLEDFIKEMREVHAKEQRNDTYKRRLASAIARLKSSSNVVSGPL, from the exons ATGATTATGACTAGAGGTCATAACACCTACAACATTGCTGAGGCGTCGATAAGGATCTTGAAAGACATTGTGCTTTCGAGAACAAAAGCTTTCAACGCCGTAGCACTATTAGAATCTATCTTGCAAGTCTGGGAGACCTGCTTTCAAGCCAGAATTCTAAGGCATGCTAACGACTGCATCCCATCGCATCACATTTTATGTCATAACCTCCTAAAAAGGATGCCAGATGGAGCTGCAGAGACCATTGTATATCAGGGGAACCAATGCTACATGGTACCAAGCGCAAAGAAGAACGACGTTTATGAAGTTTATGGAGACACTGGCATCTGCACATGTCCGGCAGGAAACACAGGTGCTTTCTGTAAGCACCAGGCGTTGGTGCAAAAAAAGTTGGGGGGCATGTTCCCAAACGGCCCAACACTATCCGCAAATGACCGCCGCCAACTGGGATGGCCAACTCTTGGAGACAACTACCCCAGTATTGAATCTTATTTATCAGAGACTGCCaatgaaacagaaaaacaaaacgacGTTCATGAGCCAGATGTTGCTCCATTACCAGTTGTGGAAGGTCACAGGACTCCTCCGGACAACGAGCAGGATTTTCCAGCACAGTTGCCATCCACTTCTGGCTCGGAGCAAGAAGACACAAAG GTGGTGGACGACAACCTGGAGGACTTTATTAAAGAAATGAGGGAAGTTCATGCCAAGGAACAGCGCAACGACACGTACAAGAGGCGCCTGGCCAGTGCCATCGCGCGCTTGAAGAGCAGCAGCAACGTGGTGTCAGGGCCCTTATAG